Genomic window (Candidatus Nitrosocosmicus franklandus):
GTTCAAAAACAACAGGAAATATTTAACAAGCTCTGGGACTTGGCTATTCCATTATCGGTTCGCAAGAAAGAGATAGAACTGGAAGTTAGTACCACTTTCCTTCAAAGAGCATTTACAGGAATTGACCAAATCCAAAGTGAGATAAGCTCCTTAATGCTTCTTTGTAAAAACGAACCGACAATATTTTCCTCAAGTACGGTCCTTAACCACATTCAGAACAATAGTAAATTGTTGAATTTCTTCCCAGAATTACTTGAAAAGGAGATAATAATCAAAATTCTTACAGACAATAAAGACAAATATTTTATGAATCAAATCAATGCAATCAACAATAATTGTTCATCTAAACCTATTCATCTAAATTATTCGAACAACGTAGGAAACCTTGAACAAATGGTTATGATATTTGATAATAGATATCTACTTCATATTCAATATAATCGACAAAATAAATTAGTCGCTAGTTTCTCAAATGAAGACTATGTTGTGTTAGTTAAAGAAATTTTGTTTGAAAAATGTTGGAACGAAGTTGAGAGCTTGGCTTCCATTACAAGAAAATGAAACTCGATTATAGATTCAGATATTTGATTGTTAAATAAATTCACTTTACATGTTAATAGTCATTCTAGTGCCATTTTAGATTCAATTACCCCTTGTGTTGTCCAAAGGCCCGCTCAGGCCTTTGGGCTTATCTAATTCATAATTTAGTTGATGGATGATTCAGTTTGCTATATCATTAGAGAAATACAATAGATTTTGTGTCACCCGGCAGGCCAAGATATAGTAAAACCACAATTGACAGTCGCTCCTCCTAAGCCTGAGCCAAGACTGGTACCTCCTGTACTACAAGTAAGTGAAACTCCTGGCTTTTTCTTTTGCCTTATCATAGTCACCAGCAATCGCTTTTAATATATTATTTATTTGATTCTTTACTTCTGTTTTTGTTTCAGGACTCATTTTACTCGAATCAATAACGCTTTATCGTTTCTTCCCGGTACTTTTTCCTCATTTCCCAACCACGAAAGGACCTTGTTCTTAGTTTATAGTTACAGCATGGACAATGCGTATTTTCATTCCAATTGATAAAAATCTCACAAACACTACACCTTTTCTGACCTTCGTTATATCTTGAAGGAATTTCGTGGTTTCTCTTAGCCTTATACCCAACACATATTCCACTACAACTCATATCGAATAGAACGGGAAAATTGATCTTTGGTGGGAATAAATATGTACTTAATTTAACAATTCCTCCATTAACCCCTCTAAGACCGGCCTAATCCTCTTTGTAATTATCTCCTTTATGTCAGGTCTATAGTAGTGATTCAAAATAGGACTAATCTTTTTCTCAAGTGTATCTAGTGTCATTGACCCATTTCTTTATTGCTTAGAATCGATGTAATTTTCTTAGTAAAGGTTATAGATTGATATCAATTCTTATCATCTTAAGTTTTAGAAAATAGTCTTGATTTCAATTTGTTGTAAAGTAAATCATCTCTGAATCGTGTACTATTAATTAGGATTCTTAATTACCAGAAACTGGATCTCTAGAAATAAATTTGGACATTGCCTTACCATATTGTTTAGTGAGCTTGTCAAGTTCGTGAACAAGGTAATGTTTTGCCGATATCGACTTGGCTCTACCAGCAAGTACTTCAGCTCCCCTATCTCCCATCTCAGACCTACATAATATATTATAATGGAACTTGTGTAAGTCTTTCAACAATACTTTATTATCAGTATGACTCTTTATCATGAGATGAGTTACGTTTCTTTCCGATTTGCCTGCCTTCCCAATACTTTGTATTCATTCCAGACCTTTAATGGTATAATAGTAAAGAAAGCGCATTTCTGGCCAACTATTCTATTTAGTACTAAAAAGACATAATTGCCCTTTACCACCAAATGAAGTTTATTACAATCACATCCAGATAGTACATCACAGATTGGAGTTTCATGAGCGTATGTCATCTCCTCGCCCCTTAGTCCACTAAATAAGGCAAAACGAGTAATCGTCCCTATTTCGCCTTCTAGCTCTAAAACCTTGTAGATCATAGCGTCTATAAATCCATCATCAGCAATCCAGACCCGATCATGAATTCTTACATTCTTGTTCACCTCATACCTCTTAATTATCTCCTCAATCAGAATCTTTAACTCGGGATTCTGAAACTTCCTATCATAATATTGCCCGAACTTTCTCATAGCGTCGCATATCCACGCCCTATTGTGGCCTGACTCCGAGGCAATGAGTTCGGGCTTGGTGAAGAATATGTCAACAAACCTTTCATAATATCTAACTAGGTCTCTGGCATGTTTTGTAGTTTTATACTTCTTTAGATATCCGCTAAGCATATCTTCTCTGTCAATATTTCTATAGAAAGTAGGAGTTACTTGACCTGTCAAGGGGTCAGTTATTCCTTTCTCTCAACCTCTGGATGAGTTTAGTTGCCTGTTCATTGCTAGTATGTTTTGGCCAATTACCATCTATTCAAGCATTTAGGAACCCCCCTACGGTCTTGAAACCTTCTTGGTCCAATTTGTAATTTAATGTGTTTAATTTCTCACGTCTAACTCGAGCAGAGAAAATAAGCCAATCCCCACTAGCTTTCTGTTTCTTTATCTCATTACGGGCAATTGTCTCACTCAATAGACCCCTTCATACGCTTTTGCACTATTAGAACATTTTCATGATCTTTCAAATGGAATGTAAACATAATTACGAGCGCATTTGGGATATGTAAACAATTATGTAAACAATTTGTAAAAATCATGCACGAAGCAAGTGTGAAGTACGGGATTTGAACCCGCTCGCGTTTGCTAGCCGTAGGCTCGCAAACTAGGCTCGTTACGGGTTCAAAAGATGTCCTAATGTCTGACAGCATATATCTTATTGTGTAAACTTGATTGTTGTGTTAGCATTCTCGATGTTGATTTGTTTTTGTTAAATATTATTTATGATAGAGGCGAATCAAGCAACTGATCGGAATTTTTCGAAAACAGCTTTGCAAGCATAATCGTAACACTAAATATCTATATTAAACGTATTAAAAATTGCACCGGAGGTGAAAAAAGTCGAATAAGACTGAGAACGGCGAATTCCCAGATTAACCCATCCTCCCCAGGAATCAGGTTAATTATCCCCTATTTTTTCACCTTTGCAATTAATGAATAACGACGAGATAAGTATTGTCATTTATTCATTGCATATATTATCCACACGATCTTATAAAAACGTTGATCAGATCGATTATTCATTAATGGAAATATAATTAAACTAATTTCCAAAATCTTAATGTTTATAAATACGTTTTTGGGTAATTTACCCAACATATGTCATAGGAATGGAGTAATACGAAACTCGTCATTTCGTACCATTCCTATGTGAGGCCTAGGCGCGAGGATTACTTCTTATCTCGTCGTGGTTTTTTGCGCCTAGGCCTCCGCGTAATAATTCATATTGATTCATTAAAATAGAGAAACAATCTATTTCATATCATTAATACCCCGCCCCCTGCGGGGGCGGTCAATTGGTTTGGAGAGAAACCATAACCCAAATGTCTACAAATTACGAGCATATGTAAACATATGTAAACATTCTAAAATAATGCAAATACCTAAGGTGAAAAATACGAGCTTCCCAAGCTCGGGATCGCGGGCAAGAAAAAGCTAATTGACGAGAAAAACCAACCAAACAAGGAGAAAATACGTTCACAGTATTGGTAAAATAGAGTCTATGTATGAGCATTAGAAGCTCGTAAACAAGTGCGAAGTGCGGGATTTGAACCCGCGATCCCGAGCTTGGGAAGCTCGTACCTTAACCAGGCTGGGCCAACTTCGCTCAGAGTAAAATTAGTTAATTAATCGATATTAATAACTTATCTTCATTACTTGTAACTATTCCAAATTTTGCCCTTTCGAAATGCAATTTTTCTTGCCGAACTCATATCTCGAATACCACCACGATTCTTTTCTGTACCTTGTCTTATAGAGGTGCCAAATTCATCAACAATTTCTATTATGATTTTGTCTTTAAAGTTAGAATTGAGGATCCCAGCGATTTGACGTGATACATCTAGACCCCCATCACCTATTCTGACAATTTTTGTTGGAGAATCAATAGATGATAATATGAAACTAATCCTTTCAATAGTAGCATGTACAGACGACGTTATAATTTTATCGAGTTCAAACTGACAATACATTATTGAGATCCCAATCCTTTTTCCAGGATCGATACCAATCACTAGTTGTTCCTTTGCAGGTCCATAATAACCCACACAGCTTTGCAGAATCTTGGCCTTGATAGATAAAGGATACTTCTCCAATTGAGTGTCTAGAAATACATTATCTCTATTTACAATTCTTGATTCGTCATTGGTGGTAATAATAACTCTTCCGTTTGAATGAGCTGCCTCCTCAGGGGACAAAGATAGATATCGCAGGTCGAGTGATTTTAGAACGCTTACAATTCGATAATAAGATCTTCCTGAAACTGTAGCAACAATAACTGGTGGACAACTTGTTAGGTTGAACGTTTGTGTTGTTATATTTTATTTTGTCTTCACAAGACTATTAAAGATTACGCAAAATTTTTGTGGTCACACTTAAGAATATAATTAGATCCGAAATGGTCAGTAGAGGATATTTAATACCCGTATAGATTTTTTCTACTAGCTACTCGTTGAAAATTTAAGGATGACTTAGCTTTTCCACAATTTTAATTCAAGAACATATTTTTATTAAAAATAATATTAGACAGTTAAATTCAATATCGCTTGTGCAATATCTCCCTTCGTGTCAGTAAGAGCTACTATCGCCTTTTCTTTCGATACGTTTGCCTGCTGCATTACTAGTACAACATCTTCTTCTTTAAACGAAGGAACTTCTCTCTTGGTTTCTTCAATATCACTAGCAACTACTTGAAATATAGTACTATCTTTTCCTTTCATTTCAACTACTTGAGGTTTCTTGAGGTAAATCTCCTTAACATCAGTCTTAATTATTACTTCTTCTACAGATCCCAAATCCTTCATATCCAAACCCATTCGGTCAAGCATCCTTCGCATATCTCTATTGCCTGAACGCATCATTAAAATCACTACGTACTTCTGCTTTTTATTCCTTCTCTAATCTTTACGCCTATACCACGAATCTGAAGAATGCCATTGGATTTCCGCGACTGTTCATTCGCCATCTGAGCAAAGTAACTAGATGAAAACAGCGAGCGACCTACTGCCAAAATTGATTGATTGCTATCGATGATTGCAACTTCAGAGCCACATCTGACGCACGAACCGCAATGTGACACATGTTTTACAAATAAAGATCTACCTTCAGAAACAAAAGGTATTGCGTCTTGTACTGGTACAATGCAGTGTTGTAGAAATGGCTTGTGTCGTATAAACAATCTTGCACCAAAAATCGTCAAAGCGATACCACCATCGGATCGAAAGGTCCCGATTAACTTTTCATTCATGCTAAAGCTTTTAATTTTCCCAGTTTTCTTTGAATACTCAATCTCCAAATTCTCTGAGAGTAAAGAGCTGGTCCTAGGACCAAATATAAAATCCACATGAGAACGGATCTTTTCGTAAGGGTTGACAAACAATTGTTTCAATTAAATGATTAAATTTACTAACACAACAATAAAAACCAATTAGAACATAATTTTGTTCGATGTTATTACAATATTAATTACCATATTTCAAAGGCAAAGTTTGTTTTATAAGCGAATTTACTTATTCATATATTATATGAGTAATTAATTAAAAATTTGTAGCCCAAGTGTCAACTATGTAAATACGTTTTAAAATTAGTAGAATTAATATTATTATATACACAATTGTTTATAAACATAATAATTTGAATTGGCAGGTACCATTATTCATCCTAAAGATATGATTGTTTAAACCAAGGTATAACAAAAGTCTGCTAGGCGAACAAAGAGTATTCAAATATCAAATATAACTACCCTGAAATGAAGTTAAACCGTTTTGTTCTACTATTCGATCCACTATCTGGAAATAAGTCACTGACAAAGCCTAATAAATTAGATCCGGCTATTCATCCATACATATGGTTTCTTTTTGTGAATTATGTGGAAAACATACCGATGTAAGCAAAAAAGTAATTATTGAAAAATCCATATTCAATGTTTGCTTATCATGCTCAAAAAGAGGTAAACCAGTAGAACCAACAAACACCTTACGTAATACCTCAGTATCAAGAGCTACATCAACTGCCATCAACCAGACATCTAGGTCGGCGTATACCTCATTTACAGGTAAAGGCATATCACCAAGCTCAAGAAACCCCTATAATCGTAAATTAATATCTACCCCACCCAAGATTAAACCACCACCTCTCAAAAAAATTGATATGATGGACGAAATGATACTGGTTCCTGAATTCCCCTCAATAATAAGAAATGCTAGAACTAAAAAGGGTCTTACACATGATCAAC
Coding sequences:
- a CDS encoding PUA domain-containing protein — protein: MKQLFVNPYEKIRSHVDFIFGPRTSSLLSENLEIEYSKKTGKIKSFSMNEKLIGTFRSDGGIALTIFGARLFIRHKPFLQHCIVPVQDAIPFVSEGRSLFVKHVSHCGSCVRCGSEVAIIDSNQSILAVGRSLFSSSYFAQMANEQSRKSNGILQIRGIGVKIREGIKSRST
- a CDS encoding nascent polypeptide-associated complex protein, whose protein sequence is MMRSGNRDMRRMLDRMGLDMKDLGSVEEVIIKTDVKEIYLKKPQVVEMKGKDSTIFQVVASDIEETKREVPSFKEEDVVLVMQQANVSKEKAIVALTDTKGDIAQAILNLTV
- a CDS encoding multiprotein bridging factor aMBF1, encoding MVSFCELCGKHTDVSKKVIIEKSIFNVCLSCSKRGKPVEPTNTLRNTSVSRATSTAINQTSRSAYTSFTGKGISPSSRNPYNRKLISTPPKIKPPPLKKIDMMDEMILVPEFPSIIRNARTKKGLTHDQLGQKINEKVTLIRKIETGSIRPDEILAKKLERFLGIKLYVNANEQDLDEEEP